One region of Hymenobacter sediminicola genomic DNA includes:
- a CDS encoding porin family protein: protein MKKSLALTLALASVASIAHAQDAGGFRIGVKVGGTYSNINGRDSEKITGVDGNVKYKPGFNAGLAFTIPVTSDGFASFAPEILVNRKGYSITSTVDGPASGNIAKEEFEYNRSLTYIDVPLLFKINTGGLFFELGPQVGYMARSSQEIQYTTKYRDGTKDKNESDTSDSKEDLASFDIGGVAGLGYQTAGGFSVGVRYNQGFKTLFDTKNVNGSDEDRAFNSAYMVQLGYLIPTK, encoded by the coding sequence ATGAAAAAGTCTCTTGCCCTCACGCTGGCGTTGGCGTCAGTTGCCTCTATTGCCCATGCCCAGGATGCAGGTGGTTTCCGTATCGGCGTTAAAGTCGGCGGTACCTATTCCAATATCAATGGCCGCGACTCTGAGAAAATCACCGGGGTTGATGGCAACGTGAAATACAAGCCGGGTTTCAACGCCGGTCTGGCCTTCACGATTCCTGTTACCAGCGACGGGTTTGCTTCGTTTGCGCCAGAAATTCTGGTAAACCGCAAGGGGTACAGCATCACTAGCACCGTGGATGGCCCAGCTAGCGGCAACATCGCCAAAGAAGAGTTTGAATACAACCGGTCACTTACTTACATCGACGTTCCGCTGCTCTTCAAAATCAATACGGGCGGCCTGTTCTTCGAACTTGGCCCGCAGGTAGGCTACATGGCGCGCTCTAGCCAAGAAATCCAGTATACTACCAAGTACCGCGACGGAACCAAGGATAAAAACGAAAGCGACACCAGCGACTCAAAAGAGGACCTCGCCAGCTTTGATATTGGCGGTGTAGCTGGCCTCGGCTACCAGACTGCCGGCGGTTTCAGCGTAGGAGTACGCTACAACCAAGGCTTCAAAACCTTGTTCGACACCAAGAATGTAAACGGTTCTGATGAGGATCGGGCTTTCAACTCGGCGTATATGGTGCAGCTAGGCTACCTGATTCCGACGAAATAA